Proteins encoded by one window of Pseudomonadota bacterium:
- a CDS encoding antitoxin MazE family protein, producing MSRKQASRASVGRYRERMKRAGLRLVQLWVPDTRARGFAGECRRQSRIAAQAHQAEHEVLDWIEAQQPAEDWTA from the coding sequence ATGAGTCGCAAGCAGGCTTCTCGTGCCAGCGTAGGGCGCTACCGCGAGCGCATGAAGCGCGCCGGCCTGCGCCTGGTCCAGCTCTGGGTCCCCGACACGCGCGCGCGGGGGTTTGCAGGCGAGTGCCGCCGGCAGAGTAGGATCGCGGCCCAGGCTCACCAAGCCGAGCATGAGGTCCTCGACTGGATCGAAGCGCAGCAACCAGCCGAAGACTGGACCGCATGA